Proteins encoded together in one Asterias rubens chromosome 4, eAstRub1.3, whole genome shotgun sequence window:
- the LOC117289055 gene encoding sodium/hydrogen exchanger 8-like — protein sequence MFLSNSMKGFTLPFLLLALRFICWNECCAFEANDRDDDVVRLLVRRGAGGEAGSLPPTTKTTSAAAPVDGISEETSMVNGTGDKLNSSTPATLTDVLSTEQATVQDHQLPAGNSAEEEHSSSLALFFILLILALSIILVHLLIKFKFHYLPESVAVVGLGVLIGLVSLLMKNVKIAEYNLTDYEMMDPTMFFLILLPPIIFESGYSLHKGNFFQNIGSILVFAVFGTVISASVVGGGLFLLGQAKVAYELDLVESFAFGSLISAVDPVATLAIFSAIDVHPLLNMLVFGESILNDAVSIVMSDTVIRLNTPAMANVSSTEAFGSAVGSFCLMFSASAAVGIALGLISALLLKHVDLRKTPSLEFGIIMIFSYLPYVLSEGLKLSGIMSILFCGIVMSHYTHHNLSPITQINVQQTFRTLAFLAETCVFVYLGLAIPTFNHNFQPSFTIWTLILILVGRALNIFPLSFICNKFREHKITLKMQLVMWFSGLRGAIAYALSLHLMFGNETRHVLVTTTLTIVLFTVVVIGGLTMPLLKFINPGSDKPKKEITLSKTEDLGSAVDTEHLSELTEEEYEVNYVRSHLTGFIKWDTKYFVPFFTRRYTNKELIAGRIQMRHLANQWYSEVRGTKSDTEEELETSLMTAAMAK from the exons ATGTTTCTTTCGAATAGTATGAAAGGGTTTACGCTGCCCTTTTTACTGCTCGCTTTACGATTTATTTGCTGGAATGAATGCTGTGCCTTCGAAGCCAACGATAGAGATGATGATGTAGTGAGGTTGTTGGTAAGGCGAGGTGCCGGCGGTGAAGCCGGCAGTCTACCGCCGACGACGAAGACCACCTCTGCAGCAGCGCCTGTAGACGGCATTAGTGAAGAAACGTCGATGGTCAATGGAACAGG GGATAAGCTGAATTCTTCTACTCCAGCCACTTTGACTGACGTTCTTTCCACGGAGCAAGCAACAGTCCAAGATCATCAACTACCTGCTGGTAATTCAGCTGAAGAGGAACACTCTAGCAGCTTAGCGCTGTTCTTCATTCTCCTCATTCTGG CTCTGTCCATCATCCTTGTTCATCTGCTGATTAAGTTCAAGTTTCACTACCTCCCGGAGAGCGTGGCCGTCGTTGGTCTGGGCGTACTCATCGGACTGGTGTCTTTACTCATGAAGAACGTCAAGATCGCTGAGTACAACCTAACG GATTATGAGATGATGGACCCTACCATGTTCTTTCTCATCCTCCTACCTCCCATCATCTTTGAGTCGGGCTACTCTTTGCATAAG GGTAACTTCTTCCAGAACATCGGTTCTATCCTGGTTTTTGCAGTCTTTGGAACGGTCATCTCAGCTAGTGTTGTTGGAGGGGGGTTATTTCTTCTGGGACAG GCTAAGGTAGCGTACGAGCTAGACCTGGTGGAGAGCTTTGCCTTTGGGTCTCTCATCTCGGCTGTGGATCCTGTGGCGACCCTAGCGATCTTCTCGGCCATTGACGTTCATCCACTCCTCAACATGCTGGTGTTTGGTGAGAGTATCCTGAACGATGCCGTCTCCATTGTAATGTCTGA CACTGTGATCAGGTTGAATACACCAGCGATGGCCAACGTCTCCTCAACAGAGGCCTTTGGTTCTGCTGTAGGCTCATTCTGTCTTATGTTCAGTGCATCCGCTGCAGTCGGCATAGCTCTTGGACTCATCAGTGCTCTC CTCCTGAAGCATGTCGATCTAAGAAAGACCCCATCCCTTGAATTTGGAATCATTATGATCTTCTCTTACCTGCCCTACGTTCTGTCAGAAGGACTCAAACTCTCCG GTATCATGTCGATATTGTTCTGCGGGATCGTCATGTCTCACTACACTCATCACAACCTCTCACCCATCACTCAGATCAACGTGCAACAGACATTCAGAACCCTGGCATTCTTGGCAG AGACTTGCGTGTTTGTGTACCTTGGTCTGGCTATACCAACGTTTAATCACAATTTCCAGCCCTCGTTCACAATCTGGACATTa ATCCTGATCCTGGTAGGCAGAGCCCTCAACATATTCCCACTGTCGTTTATCTGCAATAAATTCCGAGAGCACAAGATCACCTTGAAGATGCAGCTGGTCATGTGGTTCAGTG GGTTACGGGGCGCCATCGCATACGCGCTAAGTCTCCACTTGATGTTTGGGAACGAGACGCGACACGTCTTGGTAACGACCACACTCACCATCGTACTCTTCACCGTGGTGGTCATCGGAGGACTCACAATGCCGTTATTGAAG TTCATCAATCCAGGATCAGATAAACCCAAGAAGGAAATTACACTCAGCAAAACAGAAGATCTG GGGAGTGCTGTGGATACGGAGCACTTGTCTGAACTGACAGAGGAAGAGTACGAAGTCAACTACGTCAGATCCCACCTCACAGGCTTCATCAAATGGGACACCAAATACTTTGTGCCATTCTTTACACGACGATATACAAACAAG GAATTAATTGCTGGGAGAATTCAAATGCGTCACCTTGCCAACCAGTGGTACTCCGAAGTCCGAGGCACAAAGTCCGATACGGAGGAAGAGCTGGAGACGAGTCTAATGACAGCTGCTATGGCCAAGTAA